In the genome of Raphanus sativus cultivar WK10039 chromosome 9, ASM80110v3, whole genome shotgun sequence, the window aataaaaatggtgGAAGCAAAGAGAGACAGagtttggaaaagaaaaattacgagaagaaaagaaaaattacaataaaagaaaagagagaagaaaagctGCTAGAATCTACAATaacaaaagagaaataaataatactaaacAGAGTCTACTAACAAACCTGACACAAATTAGAGAATTATGCACGTAGAAAGCAATATGAAATAGAGGTAAAAAGTTGTTAAATTTGCCATGTGTATATATCAAATATGGACTTTCTCTAAGGACATACAAATATATTacctctttatttttttatttaatacacaGACATAATTaccaataaaaagaaacaaataatcaACCAATTAGTTTAGTTAGTCAAACCaaggaaacaaacaaaatgtgTTTATTTACATGGGGAGAGGAGACATATCATGTCGCCGTTCTTTATTTCCAAAAGCACAAATCAATACCAACCAATAATAAGTTCTCTAGAAGGACAGAGAAACCTCTccgaaacaaaaacaagagaCTAAATGTCGATATCATCCAGTGAAATCTCCTCCTCTTCATtaatttgtttcattttctgcACAACACATTGTTAGTCATTAATGAAACAGAGACGCAAAGAAAACTTTTGGGCATGCGAAAGAATTCATACAGTAAGGAAAGTCTGGGGATCAAGGAAGCTGGAGGAGCCTAGGATAACTTCTCTGTCAAGCTTCTCCGTAAGTTTGTGGCAAACCCTTAACTGTAACAACAACCCCAAAAATGTATCACTAATTAACCCGTTTGGTTAACCAATTGATGAATCCTCAGTTCAGTTCAAAAGTATTCACAGTACCTCAGATCTCGTTGCTCCTCCTACTATGAAGACGAAAATCCTCTGACCCTTTCTCTTGAATCCGCTGGATGCTCGTCCTAGAACTGAGTCACTGATACGCACATAGAGATTGTGAATAATGTTAATGTTGATTTCACCATATCATAAATAACATCTTAACAAGGACTTGAAATATCAATCGTTAGAAAGATGGAATTACCTGAAATATCCATCGTCAGAAAGATGGCGTCTTGCCCAAGTTGGTGTTCGTCTTGAATGAGGCAATACTGGACTCGCTGATGGAGATGGAGAGGCAGAATAAAAGGTTGGTTTTGGTTCATTCATACAAGGATAGTCTTGCTTTGGCAAATGACCTTTGTTAAGTTTCTCAACAAGTTCCTgaataaaagagaaagaaaccAAACATGTTACCGTATCTGTCTGAAAACACACTGCTGAAATTGAAAGAAAGATGAAACTTAGAACCTCTACGATTGGATAAAAACGAGACAGTTGCCATGTTTGAGTTTCACCAACCCGATCTTTCCGAGCAGCTCGCTTCTTCTGATTCACACGGATCAGAAGTTTCCAGTTATTAGATTTTCAGGTAAGATCTCAGTCTTAGACACTGTAATAAGAAACAAGAAACGAGGAAGAAAACGTACCTTAAGGACATCAAACTTGAGAGGGAAAGATCCTGTCGTGCTCCTTTTAGATTCTGTATGTACTGGTCCAAGTAATCTCAAATTGTTCACAGCTACCACATCATCCCCCGACAATTTTGCTAGCTGAGGATTTAATCAAGAAGTAGAAAAGTTCAAAAATCATAATCAATATCCTTAGGTTCAAGCCTTTTTGAGGGAGGAATACTGTTATATACCTCCATCATCTTTCGTCCCTTTTCACCTTCAAACTTCTTTGGGTAGATTGCGGCAAGAATCATCATTAACCGAAGCTTGCTTTCTTGATTTATAACCTGGAAATGTCAAATCATTTTCAGCACAATCATCTTctgaaactgaaacaaaaaataaaagcagaTCATCTTACATTGTTGGTGCTCAAGAATTTGATGACGTCTTTTCTTCCAGCATCCCCAAAAACAAGGTTCTGCTCTAGCTTCCCGAGTTCTCTCAAACCTTGCTCCATTATTGTTCTGTTAATTGTTCTAGCAATCTGCAGTGAGATTAACCATCTTTATTTTATCAAGTACAAGGGATCTACCTTGTCACATTAAGCTAATCAACTTGCAATATAAAAATGCTTAGTCAAACTTTCTTCCATGGTTTATGTTATAAGCTTAAAACTGACCTCTACATGAAGTGAGAGCTTGTCAATTTGCTCACTGTACTGAGGCAAAGCGTTAACCATCTTCTTCAAATCTTTTGATGAAATGTCACCAAAGTCTCTGGACACCAGAAGTCAATAAATTAATCAGAATAGTTCTAATGGATCACTTGAATTGATAAAAAAGGTCAAACCGGTAACTACTTTGAACTGTGTTTCATTTGCGCGGCTTTGTTCTTCGATATGAAGTTTGTCATCTTCTCATGCAATCTTTCACTTGcctgaacaaaacaaaaaagaagaagaagaaaagattacTCCCAAACAAATCAACATAAATGAAATAACCCTTCCTGTGAAATATTGAAGTCTGAGCAAGAGTAGTACATCTGCAATATGAACATCACGAAGCTCCACCCAAATGGGATCTTCTTCATCTAAAAGAACCTCTTTATTTTCAGGATTACCACCACTATTACTCGGAACCTATACACTaagaaataaaaggaaaattaccaTATGCTGTAGTGATGAGCTACAACCAACTGTTAGAATGTTTGAACGCAAAATCAAAATGTCACCTCGTATGTGTATTTATTTCCTTCCATCTTAAGCAAATCGTGGCACATTGCATCATAGGTCCACTCATGAATGAGAGGTGCGATCTAAGAAGCACAAAAAGGTTATTTATGTACTTAATAACAATAACAATTCAAGTTAAAACTGAAAGATAATTGTCTCAGTGAAGATCCAGACCTGGTCTATGGATCGATCCAGGATAAGTAGTTCACATGTTTCAGTCTGAGGAAAATCTTCGATTGTCTGTTTGTATCTTGCCAGACAATTCCATACACTAGCAGCAAGCTTTGTAGGAATCAACTCTCGGTAAGTAGTCATTGTTGTGGCATCAAGAGCTTTGGCTCCACGGTAGCGCACAAAGGGGTATTCCTGTAATACCAGAAGAGTTTGAAGATAAAGACTGTCTTAGTAAATTTCAGCTTAAATCAACAAACAAGGTCTTGTGATCTGTGCTTCGTACCTTTAGTGAAGCCAAAACTGTAGCAATACGTTTAGCTACCACGTTCAAGCAAGCATCTGCTCTCTGATGGTTTTCCTCGTCGCTGTAAAGATCTTCCAGAGCATTTTCGTTATTCGTAACGAACCCCTGCAAACACAAAACACAGGAGGAATTAATAAACAGattttaatgtacaaaaaatGGAAATGTAGTCAAAAACAGTTTTCCTATATAGACAAGTCAGTTCTAATCTGTCTTAGAGCTGTATGTAAGTTTTTGGGGTCAACAAAAGAAACCAATAAGTTGATAGTTCAAGAACGAAACTCATTGGCAGATATCACAACGAAACTCATTGGCAGATATCACAATTGTTAAACATTGAAGATACCTGGATGTCCATGCTAATGTACTCCAAGTTCATCTGCAAAtcaggaaaataaaatttacgtTAACAATTTTGTGAGATTAcatgtaacaagaaaatgtgAGTGGCATATAGAATCAACCTCTTTCAGTGCGCCAATACGTTTCATCGCTCTCACGTCCTTCCTAATGAGAGTAACTAAGCTTCTCGAAACAGGAGAACTAAAGAAAACGAAAGCCCTGAAACCATATCAAATAAAAACGATTATTAATTACGGACAAGTCAGTCCATAGGTATACAACTAAGAAGTTGTGAAACAGGAAGGAAGAGTTTCACATACTTCTTGTAAAGTGGTGATTTTCCAGTCATATCTGACAAAAACGCATTGACActgaaaaacaaagaaaaagctTCAGGAAATCTAATTTCATTCGCTAGAAACTGATATTCAACTGTCTCTCAGATGGAAGAAAAAATTACTTTGATTCGGTTGGTTGAATAAAGTAAATGGCTTCGAAGGAAGTCATAGGTTGCCTCTGTTTAGTTATGTTCTCAACCACTAGAAAacgaaacaaacaaacaaaaaaaacattaaaaaaaacccACAGAAAGCAATACCAAGAAGTTTAAAACAAGGTAATATACTTACAAGAAATGCCTTGCTGTGTGATCTCGGACATTCTGCAGGCAGATGAAAGTATCTTCACGGTGAACTTGTCCACAACAAGTACCTATATTACACGTTTACAGGGGTTCAGGTAATCAATTAAATGAGAAGAAACCCCATAGAACCTATGGATCTAAAAAAGGTAAAGTTAATTAAGCAATTTTGTGTAGAAATCACCTTCCAAGCTGATTTCGAGGTCCCATTTTTATCTGGCATAAGCATTTCATATAGTAATCCTGAAATCAAAAAGTGACAAATACATtacaaacctgaaaaaaaaaaaattgatccaaCTTTTGTAAAGTTAACATAACTAGACAACTTGTTCATGATTTAATTCGAAATCCATAAACCCCTAAGACGCACACGATTCCTCAAACGAAACCCTAGAACCCCCAAACACTAGAAGCGTAAGAGAAAGAGTAGGGGGGGGGGAAGAAGCTCACTCTCGCGGGTGATTTGCCTGAAACTCTTGTGATCTCCGCCATTTGAGTACGATCCAGAATCGGAGAAAGACATGGCGTATGTGAAAATTAAGGTCGAGCCGAAAGTCAAATCGAATCGGGAGAAGAGATTCGGAGAAGATAATTTTGAAGATCTCTAGATCGAAGAAAAAAGGGGGGGGAGAATCTTAGGATTTACTTGGTGATGAAGAGAAAcgtaaaaaagaaagaaagttgGCGCTTCTTCTAGATTTTCCGCGTCGGCTTCGAGAGAGCGAGGCCACGATTTTTCAAACTTTGAACCAGTTTTCTCACAGACGTGTGTGAGTCAAACTTAGGGGACACAagaattgttattttattaagaCAAGTTTTATTATTTGTAAGACTAACCCTCAATAATCAGTCATTTCTAATTAAGCCACCATCTAAAGAAATTGTATAACATCATCCCACTAGGTTTCAGTACTTATGCCTTATTATTTGTTCTTTATTAGTAACTAGTGGTGACCTTTTGTTTGTGTATTTTCAAATAGAGGTCATGTTTTCGATATTGGTGTTGATGCATATTGTAATTTGTTATGAAGTTGTCGAATTGTCGTATTTTGAGCAGTGGTAGTGTTTTTGGTATCTGGTTGTGTATTGTGGTATGTTgttattatatatgaaatcatttttcttgaaaatattttatcagaaattattttaatgattcgttggttttcttttttgtaaggATTGTCGATTTTTGTTTGTAATTCATACATGTTTGCGAAGTTTGTGTGTTTTCACTACGgtgttgattttatattttaataactgTAGTGGCTGTTGGCCGATGTTTTAAACTTATTCATGGAACTTGTGTTACTTATATTTTGCGTAAGTTTTAGGaaatttttattcatgaaaCTTGTGTTAAGGATAAACAATTTTGTGATAGAGATTGCATGTGTAGCAAGATAGCTCTATATTGGTCACTTCGTTCTATTGTTTGTGGATCGCAAACCTGGGTTATTGTTGCTCTAAGAGCGTCTCCTAACTCTCGATTTGAGCCCACCAGACAACTCCATGTTACGTTCATCAGTTTGTGATGGTTTCTTCTTAACCAGTTGCCAAGGAATAGCGGGTGTTCCTACGCATCAAACGCATCAAAAGTGGCTGATAATATTAAAATGGAGAGGAGTTGCAATATGTTAATTGTGAAAGAGGAGGTGTTGAGAATCTCTAATGTGCTTAAGTTGTTTCTTTGAAACGTCGGAGTAATAATAGATCGGTCGTTCTTACTAAACAAATATGTGTTATATATTCAGctgtttgttttggtttcaccTGATTGTAGGACCTTGTGAGATTATGAGTTAAactgatttgattttttttgtcaaggaaactgatttgaattaattttGAATGATGAGTATACGAAGGCCGAGGGAGAACATATATCCGTGACCTTATATCAGTCCTCAAAACGATCTATATGAATcattttgttcttgttttttaTATGTAGACTATGCATTCAGTGTGAAGAAAATTTTGTGggaaattatttaattaatttatgtaCTTACCTAAGTTTAACTTCAAATGTacaaatgatttaaaaactaaactaattattttaaattgttgaAAATTTTGGCGCTGCTTATATTGACCAACTGGACCTCAAAATTACGCTAGAGAGGGTAAAGATTGTTCTCAAGAATGCAAGAGAAGGTGAAACTCTATTATTTTGCAATGAAGTTGAAGTGAAATAGGTTTAAAGAGAAGATTAAAGTGCTCTCAACAATATCCTGTAAGCATTTTGGAAGGTCCCGATCATGTGGGTCTTGTGCACCTGTGGCCTTCATAAGCCAAAGAATGTGAAAATATTAGTGGCTGTTCCCAAAATTAAGAACGTGAAGGTGCTAGTCGAGCACAAATAAGAACTTGCCGGTGGGAGACACATCTGCAGGCCGGATATTGGTCAGTTTAGTTATTTCAGTGTCAAAAGCTACAAATGCGTCAGTGTCGGTTGCATCAAACAGTCATTTGCACATGGTACCTAGCATAGTTTCCCAGAATGGTGTCTTACTTTGAAACATTTACAGGATGGGAACTGAAAAGTGGAACTTCAATTGGTGGTCTCGTTAAGACTTAAGAATGGCTTACCTTATGCGTTCACATAATTGCAGGAAGCCTATGTGAATGATGTAAACCCACGCTGCAATTTCCGGTAGCACTTGGAGCAAGAAATGTAGGACCATTCATTTGATGTGTCGATTCCACTTACAACGCCAGTGAAAATGAATTCTTCTGACTGAATTTACTTCGATTTATTAGAGGCACACATGGGTTAATTATGTTGCAGTAAGATAAattatgtttgatttaactgCATACTTGAGGTGGAGATTTTAGGACAGTCATTTAGCTCT includes:
- the LOC108823779 gene encoding protein transport Sec1b isoform X2, with protein sequence MSFSDSGSYSNGGDHKSFRQITRERLLYEMLMPDKNGTSKSAWKVLVVDKFTVKILSSACRMSEITQQGISLVENITKQRQPMTSFEAIYFIQPTESNVNAFLSDMTGKSPLYKKAFVFFSSPVSRSLVTLIRKDVRAMKRIGALKEMNLEYISMDIQGFVTNNENALEDLYSDEENHQRADACLNVVAKRIATVLASLKEYPFVRYRGAKALDATTMTTYRELIPTKLAASVWNCLARYKQTIEDFPQTETCELLILDRSIDQIAPLIHEWTYDAMCHDLLKMEGNKYTYEVPSNSGGNPENKEVLLDEEDPIWVELRDVHIADASERLHEKMTNFISKNKAAQMKHSSKDFGDISSKDLKKMVNALPQYSEQIDKLSLHVEIARTINRTIMEQGLRELGKLEQNLVFGDAGRKDVIKFLSTNNVINQESKLRLMMILAAIYPKKFEGEKGRKMMELAKLSGDDVVAVNNLRLLGPVHTESKRSTTGSFPLKFDVLKKRAARKDRVGETQTWQLSRFYPIVEELVEKLNKGHLPKQDYPCMNEPKPTFYSASPSPSASPVLPHSRRTPTWARRHLSDDGYFSDSVLGRASSGFKRKGQRIFVFIVGGATRSELRVCHKLTEKLDREVILGSSSFLDPQTFLTKMKQINEEEEISLDDIDI
- the LOC108823779 gene encoding protein transport Sec1b isoform X1 encodes the protein MSFSDSGSYSNGGDHKSFRQITRERLLYEMLMPDKNGTSKSAWKVLVVDKFTVKILSSACRMSEITQQGISLVENITKQRQPMTSFEAIYFIQPTESNVNAFLSDMTGKSPLYKKAFVFFSSPVSRSLVTLIRKDVRAMKRIGALKEMNLEYISMDIQGFVTNNENALEDLYSDEENHQRADACLNVVAKRIATVLASLKEYPFVRYRGAKALDATTMTTYRELIPTKLAASVWNCLARYKQTIEDFPQTETCELLILDRSIDQIAPLIHEWTYDAMCHDLLKMEGNKYTYEVPSNSGGNPENKEVLLDEEDPIWVELRDVHIADASERLHEKMTNFISKNKAAQMKHSSKDFGDISSKDLKKMVNALPQYSEQIDKLSLHVEIARTINRTIMEQGLRELGKLEQNLVFGDAGRKDVIKFLSTNNVINQESKLRLMMILAAIYPKKFEGEKGRKMMELAKLSGDDVVAVNNLRLLGPVHTESKRSTTGSFPLKFDVLKKKRAARKDRVGETQTWQLSRFYPIVEELVEKLNKGHLPKQDYPCMNEPKPTFYSASPSPSASPVLPHSRRTPTWARRHLSDDGYFSDSVLGRASSGFKRKGQRIFVFIVGGATRSELRVCHKLTEKLDREVILGSSSFLDPQTFLTKMKQINEEEEISLDDIDI